In Anseongella ginsenosidimutans, one genomic interval encodes:
- the plsY gene encoding glycerol-3-phosphate 1-O-acyltransferase PlsY, with protein MIPAHSLTALLLAYMIGSIPTAVWLGKVFYGIDIREYGSGNAGATNTFRVLGKKAGIPVMVIDILKGFAATNIAFIFSVNNPGTIPFINFQLSLGITAVMGHIFPVYAGFRGGKGIATLFGMILAIQSEAALYCVLVFVVMLLLTKYVSLSSMMASFAYPIVIIFVIKEPVRSVVLFGICVCVLVLITHQKNIERLLKGKEGKANLFKRN; from the coding sequence TGCTGCTTGCTTACATGATAGGTTCCATTCCCACGGCTGTGTGGCTTGGCAAGGTGTTTTACGGCATAGATATCCGCGAATATGGGAGCGGAAACGCAGGAGCTACCAATACGTTCCGGGTACTTGGAAAAAAGGCGGGGATCCCGGTAATGGTAATCGATATTCTGAAAGGGTTCGCCGCTACCAATATCGCATTTATCTTTAGTGTCAATAATCCTGGCACAATCCCTTTTATCAACTTCCAGCTTTCATTAGGAATTACGGCTGTGATGGGGCACATTTTCCCCGTCTACGCCGGTTTCCGCGGCGGAAAGGGAATTGCTACTTTATTTGGAATGATTTTAGCGATACAATCTGAGGCGGCCCTGTACTGTGTCCTTGTTTTCGTGGTCATGCTGCTGCTGACGAAATATGTGTCGCTGAGTTCCATGATGGCAAGTTTTGCTTATCCCATTGTCATCATTTTCGTGATAAAGGAACCGGTAAGGTCAGTAGTGCTTTTCGGTATCTGCGTTTGCGTATTGGTACTGATCACTCACCAGAAAAACATTGAACGCTTGTTAAAAGGAAAGGAAGGGAAAGCCAATCTTTTTAAACGGAATTGA